The genomic stretch gtgtgataaaaataactataaaaaattGCTTTcacaaattaacataaaaatgcTTATCATATTAAGTAAAaagcagtaaacaaaatgctacaaaGTATGTACATAATTACTGTCTTCTGTCATTCTCTTCCCAAATCACTCATatattcattcagtgaatatttttgaCCACCTATCTATGTAGCAGGCTTTCTGTTAAGagcaaaatgcaaatatgattaggaaaaaaacttgaaggaaataccaaaatgttaatttttcctttgagtGAAGGCACTCTGTGTAGGTTTCTTTAAGtataattctttacattttccatattttctctaATGAGTATTATTACTCCTATAGGGGAAaaggcttctttttttattgtggtaaaatatacagaacataaaatttaccatcttaaccattttaagtgtataattcagtggcattaagtacatttacagtaCTGTGCGACCATCACCAGTATCtattttccagaacatttttattaccccaaacagaaactctgtacccattaaacaattccccattcctccctctccccaggccctggtaacctctattttaccttctatctctatgaatttacctgtTCTAGGTAATTCATAGACgtgggatcatacaatatttgtctttttgtgtctagcatatttcacttagtatagtgttttcagggttcattgattttgtagcatgtatgagaatttcattcctttttaaggctgaataatattccattgtatggatataacacattttgtttatccattcatctgctgatagatacttgggttgtttccaccttttatcTATaatgaacagtgctgctatgaacattgtaTATAAGTATCTTTTTGGGTCCCTGCTTTCAGGATATTTCAGgtaaattcttttgggtatatacctaggagtggaattgctggattgtacgataattctatgcttaactttttgaggaaccatcaaactgttttccttaacagctgtaccattttacattcccaccagcaatgcacaagggttccaatttctctacgtTCTCACCGACCCTTTTCAGTTTGtgggtttagttttgtttttaataatagccattctaaagaGTGTGGAGTGGTAtatatctcatggtggttttgatttgcactgtcctaatgactaatgatgttgagcatcttttcatgtacttattagccatttgtgtatcttctttggagaaatgtctagtcaagtcctttgcccgtttttgaattggattgtttgttttttcttgttgaattctttatataatctggatattcatcccttatcagatacatatgatttccaatttttttcctattctgtaggttgtcttttcactctcttgatagtgtcctttgatgcacagaaggttttaattttgatgtagtccagtttattttcattttgttgcctgtgcctttggtgtcgtatctaagaaatcattgtcaaatccgATGTCATGAAGctcttctcctgttttcttctaatacttacatagttttagctcttaagcTTAGACCTTTGATccatttggttcatttttgtATAAGTTGAAAGATAAAGgcccagcttcattcttttacatgtggatatccagttttcccccattgaatgatcttgacaccactgttgaaaatcaattggccatatatgcaagggtttatttctggattctcttttatgttccattggtctatatgtctgtccttaggccaatactatactgttttgattaatgAAGCTTTgtgggtgttgggggaggggagggattggccctaactaacatctgtgccagtcttcctctattttatgtgggatgctgccacagcatggcttgacaggcaatgctaggtccgcgcccgggatctgaactcacgaaccctgggccaccaaagcagagggtgtgaacttgaCCATtacaccacctggccggccccttaattactgtaggtttgtagtgggttttgaaatcaggaagtgtgagccttccaactttgttctttttaaagattgttttggctatttgggaaaaacatttattattttttttggtgaggaagattggccctgagctaacatccattaccagtcttcctccttttgcttgagaaagattgtcagtgagctaacatctatgccaatcttcctctatttcgtatgtgggatgccaccacagtatggcttgattagcagtgtgtaggtcctcacccgggatctgaacctgtgaatcccaggccacagaagcggagtgaGCAaacaaccactctgccaccagggtgactccaaaaatgtttattttttttaaaaatatttacagcttctaAGAGCTATGTGAAATTTCTACCTTCTAAAAAGATTCATTCTTATAATAATTTTCTGGAACTATTTTCTGCTATTTATACTAAAGTGTGTATTTATGCTCTTAATTATAGAAAGAGTATCCAGACCAAAGTGCGCTTGTGAAGAGAATGCAGTCTCTCCAAATTGATTGTGTAGCAATACCTCCAAGCAGGTCAAATTCAGGTAACATACTACGATTGAAAATCAGTTGCTCATTCATTCCCTCTACTTTCTAAAATACTATTCATGACCATATGGGAAACGGAAGAAGCCATATAATGTAACACCTACCTTAAAGGAGTTTATAATATATTCAGGAGTCAAGATAcgtatatttgaaatattaagtaGCAACGTGTATATCAAAGTCATAAAGTATCTTTGGCATAAGAGACCTAATATGTCTGCTAGGGAGAAAGTGACGATTCAGGAAAAAGAAGGGGACATATGTGGGAGCAGAGTGTTTGAGAAGGTCAGAGGTGACTGGATGCAGAGCACAAGCAGAGCGGTGCGTCCAGCTTCAGGCAGGGATTTCATTGTAACAAAGGGGAAGGCAGCGTACAGGATGTCAAAGCTACTTATTAACCCTGATCTGGGGCAAATTACTTCGCCTCTTGTAAACCTCGTCCATCCAAGTGTGATGATAATTGCTCTTACTCTCACAGGGCTTTTAAAGCATGAGAAATCCATGGAGGGTGCTTAGCACAGAGCTGCTGCTGTTCTTATTTTGCAGCCCTGCATCACACCAAGGAGGCAACCACCTTCTCTGCTCCAGCACGAGTCCCTTTCTTCCTGGGTCATTCCTCCGACACCCACTTTTCTGTCACTTGCTATAATTTCCCTAGTGCCTTCTCACTGCCAGGCAGGAGCTCCCACTTATTATCTATATAACTTGTAGGAAGAGGACCATCTAGTAAGTGCTTTTACTTGTTCTCAAAGCTTTCAGGATGTTGTCGGAGGTACAGCTTCATGATGGTGCTCAGGTTTCATTTTACTGTTTAATGTTTCATGAAACTCTTTCCAATGTTGATCATTTCTTCTCAGCCACAGAACAGCCCAGTTCGCTGCACAGTTCCCAGGGACTCGGGATGGGTCCCGTGGAGGAGTCCTGGTTTGCTCCCGCCTCAGAGCACCAGCAAGAGGAGAATGAGCTCAGCCTGCAGAGTAAACTCCAGGAGGAAGCCAACTACCATCTTTATGGCAGCCGCATGGACAGGCAGACAAAACAGCAACCCAGACAGAACGTGGCTTACaatagagaggaggaaaggagacgAAGGGTCTCCCATGACCCTTTTGCACAGCAGAGGCCTTATGATAATGTTCAGAACTCAGGGATTAAAGGCCTAACTCATCCCAGTGCAAACAGTCATGCTAATGCAGTACACCAACCAACGGGGCTAACCAGCCAACCCCACGTATCATACGGGCACAATGGATCATATAGTCCACATGGTTTTGGAACAAGACCATTGGATCTGGGAACAGCAGGTCCAAGAGCTAGGTATGGGGCAAATCCAAGCCATATGTCAAGCATGCATAAAACTCCAGTGCCTGAGACCAACCTCCTGGGAAACACACCCACCATTCCGTTCATCTCCTTCCCATCAAGAGGTAAACAGACCTTTCAGTCACGAccttatcttctttttatttttctgaaaataaagcagCCATTAGGTCTGTTGTAGTCTATAAGGTAACAAAGGAGTCTTTGTTTGGAGTCTTCAGCGGCAACTTGCCACCATGGAATAGTCTTCATCAGACCACTTGTCCCGGGCATATTTCAGTTTGGGTAGGATTCACAGCAGCTGCCCACAAGTGTTAGGTTACAGGTTCTTGTAACAAGTAGGCATTTCCACTGTGACCTGAATCACAGTATTCCCATTTTACCCAATCTCTGATGTAACAGTATCTGCTTATATACTTTTACGTACTTGCTATTTTCTGAAGGTAAGAAATAAGtcttggatatttttatttcttatcttataTAGGCCAAAGAATACCATTTGTGACGAAAACCACATTGTTGGGCTACCATCATcaccagaactcttttcatcttccaaaactgaaagtCTGTATTCATCAGACAATAattccattttcctccttcttcccagcccctgacaaccaacCTTCCACTTTCTGTCGCTAGGAATCTGACTCCTCTatggacctcatataagtgatcttatggtatttgtccatttgtgactggcttacttcacttagcacaatgtcctaaAGGTTCAtgcacattgtagcatgtgtcagaatttccttactttctaaggctgagtaatattccattgtatatatagatcacattttgtttatccatcatctgTTGATAGATACTTGGGTGTcttccacttttggctattgtgaataaggctgctataaacatgggtgtataaatatctgttcaagctcctgctttaaattctttggggtatatacccagaactggaattgctggatcatatggtcattctatttttaattttttgaggaaccaccatactgtttttcacagtagctgcaccattttatattcccaccagcagcctacgagggttccaatttctctacatgcttgccaatacttgttattttctgggttttttgatagttgccatcctaatggatgtgaggtggtttagccacattttaaagaagaaaatttcaaagggTGTCATAGCATAAATAATTTAACTTAAACATTTGGAGTAAAGCCTTTCCCCTTTACCttgttgggttttttcctcttgctttcaATCTAGATGTACTTAGCTGTGTGTTTCTCTCTATTCAGATGAGTCTGCAAAGTATACCATCTGCAACAGCACTGGCATTCAGATTGGACACTATAATTATATGGAGATTGGCGGAATGACTTCCCAACTACTGGACGGCACATACATGAACCTGAAGCAAGAGCCAGCTTCTAAGTACCAAGATATCTTTGGTAAGATACCCTTTAAGGACCCATTGTCTAGCAACCTTGAACTTTCTTACTTGTTGAGAGGGATATAGtggaatcctaaaatttctctGCTTATTCTCCCTGAAAGTTGTCCCATGTTTCCCACATGTATCTCTGTAATTCCCACATAAATGTAattcctttgtaatttatttatatttaatatggaGATAATTATATTTAAGGATTTGTTGTGAAAATTATAAATGAGTCAGTACGTATAAAGAGCTTAGAACACTGActagcacatagtaagagctATAAAAGTGTTAaacaatatcatcatcatcatcaatatcaCCACTCAGTCCTAGGAGAGAGCGCTTCCTCAGGTCCTCATCAAAAGGGATTCTGTAAAAGATAGAAGACTATGCCCTCAACAGCACCTCTGTGAACATAAGAGGGCTTCCTCTTATAGGGTCTTACTCTCCAGGCTCATAGCATTGGTCCCAAAATACAATCTGGGAATAGTAGTCATGAGGCCAAAACAGTGTGATTTAAGAACACAACTTTCTAATTAACCCCAGGATTGgcaaatttttttctatcaagtgccagataataaatattttaggctttgctggccCCGAGGTCTCTATTTCAACTACTCAGCTGACATTGTAGTGCAGTGGCAGCCCAAGACAATATGTACAGGAATGGGCGTGgctgagttccaataaaactttgtttacgaAAACAGGCATCCGGCCAGGCGGGCCACCACAGGCCACAGTTGTCAATCCCTGAACTAACCCATTTGAAGGATAGTCTTTAAAATACCTAGAGCAGAGGTTCCTCACTTTTGGAGTGACAAGGGTACCTTTGAGAATCTGTTGAAACCCAGGGTCCTGCTCCGACAGGTATTGACAAAACTAGGGAAATACCTTGGGAGGTTTTGGACTGCTGATGTCCGTGGTGATGGCAGAAGCCACACTGTGGGGAGCTGAGGAAAGATGGAAGCTGAGGGGGAAAATGAGATGTCTCTTTCCTTATATTCAGCTTCCTGAGTTGGGATGAGGATCAAGccatctgtttccttttattgtttttatgaagGCCTAAGGGGAAGGACCAGTAGAAAGAAAGAGGTTATGGCTGTAGGAGCAGAGAGGACGGCccgtggggcaggggagggacaaAGCCAAAAATAGACCTTCAAGAGTATAGCTACCTCATCCCTTGAAGACAAGGAGAAGGCATTGTAATTGAATGAGTTCACACCTCATGGGCTCGGTTTCCTTGATTAAGAGGAAAGTAAACTTTTGGGTCAAGGAGTTGGGTGACCTTAACTCTGGCCAGATGTAAGTGGAAAATGCCCAGGAGGAGCAAAAATGGTGTTTTCCCCCTTTACCTCAGAAAGGTCTAGTATAAACAGGACTGCTGGCTAAGGTTGGATAGAACAGCCTAGTAGCCAAGCAAGGGTTTTGTTCCCAAAGCCATCAGCTGTGGCGCGGAGCTGCATCTGCTAGGAGAAGAGGTTCCCTGCACAGCAAAGCTCCACATGGGCTGGCAGACACGTAAAGTATCATCCAATGACTCGACAACTGTGGAATTCAGTTCTCTTTTTCACTGTCTCCTAGAATGCTTTATACAGGTTTTTGAAGCTAGAATGTTCAAATGGGTTATAGCTTgatgctttctgttcttttctatttgGCAGATAATATGACTAGTCTGACTGATAAACACCTGGACCCAGTCAGGGAAAATCTGGGAAAGCACTGGAAAAACTGTGCCCGTAAGCTGAGCTTCACTGAATCTCAGATTGATGAGATTGACCATGACTATGAGCGAGACGGACTAAAAGAGAAGGTTTACCAGATGCTGCAAAGGTGGCTGATGAGGGAAGGCAACAAGGGGGCCACAGTGGGCAAGCTGGCCTACGCGCTCCACCAGTGTTCAAGAATAGACCTTCTGAACCACTTGATACACATCAGCCAGTACTGACTCTGGAAGGGGCTTTGGCAGCAGGAAgtaatctctttttttgtttttttttttgaggaagattagccctgagctaactgctgccaatcctcctctttctgctgaggaagactggccctgagctaacatccgtgcccatcttcctctactttatacgtgggacgcctgctacagcatggcgtgccaagtagtgccatgtctgcacccaggatcccaaccggtgaaccctgggccgccgaagcggaatgtgtgcacttaaccgctgtgccaccaggctggccccaggaagtaACCTCTTCACTTACTGAGTAACCCACTTACTGAGTACTGCCTCAAACTGTTCAGAATTCTTTCCTCACTGATGGGGTTTCTGTGTTGTATAAAAGTTATTCCCCTGCATTTCATAGCAGAACGGGAAAGGAAATCTATAGCAAGCAACCTACTAAACAGGAAGACGTATTAATGGCTAGGGCCCAGTCAAAAAAGAAGCCTCACTGGCTTTTGAAAGGATCAGAAGAGATATTTGAGAAAgatcattttctttcacttcattCCATAACTTTCCATTATGCTCTTCATTCAGTTTCCTGGAGTTTTGttggagcaagaaaaaaaaattcccagaatgTAAAATAAATCAACTTTCTTATTTTGCGCTCTCTTCTCCATCTAGGCTCCTGTTACAATCAAAGTACAGTAAAATTGTAAGTTCTCTTCAAATAGGTTTTTTTGTATCACAACCATAGTTCATTCCAAAATTATAGGATCTGTTAACTTCAGTATCCGTTGTTCTATCAGTCACTACAGGTTTCAAGAATTACATGCAATATCCACTCCATAGATTAACTGAAGGGATTTGAAGGAGTACTAAAAGGGGGAAAACTGGAGAACAAAAATAGCAGAATTTCCCAGGCAGTTGTTGCAAGGAAATGCTACTAATTGTGATGACTACAAAAATTCTTGATTAAGTTTTTAAGTTCTTTCATAGCATTCTGATACTTAATGCACTTTCCCAACCTGTGTGCCCTGAAGAGGGAGCACGTATGCAGGGAATATTAGCTCTTGACCCCTGGCGATGACTCAGGGCTGATCACTCTTGAGCAGCTTCCTCAGTTTACCCCAGGGTACTgtagaaatattttcactttttgctgTGTGCTATGATGTAAAAAAAAAGGACAGCTTCAGAGTCTGGTAATTGTGCCTCTAGCAGCTCAACCTTTCAAAGCCAACCTGAAACCCAGGAATGAATGAAACAACTAGAAGACCAGAAGACTGAAGCTGACCGGGCCATCTAGCATCACTGCCAGCACTTTGCTAGACAGATAGGGTATGCCACTGTGCTTGGCCCTCCCAGGAGGGCGGGAGAGAAGAGTGCACTGTGGTCAGTCCGGCTGACAGAACCGATTCTGGTGTCTGGTGGGTTGATACCTGTATTGCTGGTTCTGATTCTAAatcccctccagccccagcagatatacacacacacacacacacacacaccctgaagTGGGACTGTAAAGCGGAATTCTCAACCTCAGCCGTATTGGCCTCTTGGGCcgggtaattctttgttgtgggggctgtcctgtgcattatagcaTGTCTGgaagcatccctggcctctacccaccagatgccaatAGTACTGTTCCCGCATCCTCGCATCCCCCCagtgtgacaaacaaaaatgtctctagacattggcATATGTTCCCCGGAAGGGCAAAATTGTGCCAGTTGAGAAGAGCCCTGCTATCAAGTGATGAACCTCAGTTCTCTTCACACATATCTGGCCGCACTACTTAGTTGCCACATAGAATTAGATCCCATAGACCTGAAGGCAGATTGGAGGGGAAAGGGTCCCAGGCTTTGCTTGAGGGGCTGCGtgtgatttcttttctaaatgtgtCCTAATAgtgttttaaattctctaaatTCCAAAGCAATTGATCAATGTTAAGAAGTAAAAGTGGAAGGtatttttaatgaacattttaaaataaaattttatacatcAAACATAAGCCATTGAAATGTGTGCTTGTATAATGGAAACAGTTTTGGATTCTCCGCTGACCTTACCACTTAGACTGGCATACCCCCTTTCACCCACCTGCTATGGGCAGGAGCGAGGAGGCTGATGGTAAGAAGAGGAGAAACTCTAGACAGTGCTTCTTGGCTCTCAGGATAGAAACTTGCTGCCCTGAGAGCCTGCAGCACTGCCGTCCTTCACACATGGCTCGGAGGCCTTTCCTTCAGCCCCACTCTCTAAAAGCTGGGCTGAAAAGAACCAGATTTGTCTCTGAGGAGTTTCAACACAAGGCCCAAGCACCACAAAAACACTAGTCTTGGGCAGAATTAATTAAGTTACACAACACAGACTACGAAAGGAAGGAAGTCTGAAGTTCAGATCCTAAGGTTGCTGCTGGTAAGTAAGACCCACTTCCGGCTCTCACAGTCTTACTTGGCAAGTTTTCCACTTGTTGTTAGGTCATAATCTTTGTTTTGGGTCCATAATATGAAGTTAGGTCTTCAGGAATAAGAAAAGGAGTTCTTCCTCACAAAATGTTTAAATAGTATTTTGATCTACATTTTAATGTGTGTTATTTATAAGAAAAgttttcctaattataaaataatgtaaataaaaataggtGTTTATATGGTCAAGGTTTAAGAAGCATGGGATTACAAAGAAATCATTAAAGGGCTAGTTCTACGACAGTGAGTTCTGTAATACGTAGTAATCCAAGCCCAGGGTTCTGAAGTCAAGCAGGCTTAAATTTCCCTCTGCCACTCTTTAGCTGTGTGCCTGCTTCCTAACCTCTcttagcctcaatttcttcatctttaaatagAGAGGGCAATAGGACATAAGGTTGACGTGAGGATTAAAATAACATCATGCATCGTAGGGTGCCTGGTACAAAAATAGTAGTTCTTTTTTAAACTGCACAATAGTGCTAGATACAAAGGACGAGTTAGTAAgtgtatacagtcatgtgtcgcttaacgacagATACACCTTCttagaaatgcgtcgttaggcgatttcgtcgtgCGAACATCAAagcgtgcacttacacaaacccagatggtgcagcctactacacacccaggctctgtGGTACAGCCTGCTGCTCCTAGGTACAAACCCGCACAGcgtgttactgtactgaatactgtaggcaactaACACAGTGGCAAGTACTATGTATCTACAcacagaaaaggtacagtaaaaatatggtataaaagataaataacGGCAcatgtatagggcacttaccacgAATGGAGCCTGCAGGCCcagaagttgctctgggtgagtcagtgagtgagtggtgagtgaatgtgaaggcctgggACATCACCGGACACTTCTgtgactttataaacactgtgcacttaggctacactaaatctCTAAGAAAAATTCTTCGATAATAAACCTTAGCTCACTGTAACTTTTTCACTCtagaataatgataaaaattgtacaggggctggccctatggcccagcagttctgcatgctctgcttcggcagcccggggttcactgatccgatcccagacacagacttacctccactcatcagccatgctgtggcggcatcccacatgcaaagtcgaggaagagtggcacagctgttagctcagggctgatcttcctgaagcaaaaaaggaaaaaaggattggcagcaaaggttagctcagggcaaatcttcctctcacacacacacaaaattgtagTATAGTAAATAAACCAGTAACATCATTGATTATCATTATccagtattatgtactgtacgtAACTGTGTGcactatacttttatatgactggcagtgCAGTGGGTTTGTATACCCCAGCATCACGTGATGTAACGCGTTGTGCTACATTATGACAGCTACAGCATCACTAGGCGGTTGTGCTACATTATGACAGCTACAGCATCACTAGGCGATGGGcaattttcagctccattatatcttatgggaccaccatcatatgtgtgatccattgttgactgaaacatcattatgtagcATGTGACTGTACTTAAAGTGTAACACCAACAACCTAAAACCTCACAGTGCTACCACTTTTGACTACTACCGGTACGATAACTGGTGTTAAAATCATATGGACAATTATTTTTAACTCTCATCATCTCCGGCAAGAAATCCCAatcaacatttcaggaaaaaataaggaaatgttgaCCCCCACCAAAGATTTCTGAAAGCCAAATGATAGTAATCAGCtggaatattatatatttctctttccttctatgcAGGAAATTGAGGTGATAGATTTATTTTgagagaatataaatatttttttcagattccatattTAAGCCAAAGCTGCCTTTACTGCTCAAAAGCTCCC from Equus przewalskii isolate Varuska chromosome 19, EquPr2, whole genome shotgun sequence encodes the following:
- the RIPK1 gene encoding receptor-interacting serine/threonine-protein kinase 1 isoform X2, whose translation is MMHRLRHDRVVKLLGIIIEEGNYALVMEYMTNGNLMRVLKAEISIPLSVKGRIIMETIEGMCYLHGEGVIHKDLKPENILVDGDFHIKIADLGVASFKTWSKLTKEEHNEQRKLNSTSKKNGGTLCYMAPEHLNDVNAKPSEKSDVYSFAIVLWAIFANKEPYENAICEQQLIICIKSGNRPNVEDIIEYCPKEIISLMKHCWEANPEVRPTFAGIEENFRPFYLDQLEENVEEDVKSLKKEYPDQSALVKRMQSLQIDCVAIPPSRSNSATEQPSSLHSSQGLGMGPVEESWFAPASEHQQEENELSLQSKLQEEANYHLYGSRMDRQTKQQPRQNVAYNREEERRRRVSHDPFAQQRPYDNVQNSGIKGLTHPSANSHANAVHQPTGLTSQPHVSYGHNGSYSPHGFGTRPLDLGTAGPRARYGANPSHMSSMHKTPVPETNLLGNTPTIPFISFPSRDESAKYTICNSTGIQIGHYNYMEIGGMTSQLLDGTYMNLKQEPASKYQDIFDNMTSLTDKHLDPVRENLGKHWKNCARKLSFTESQIDEIDHDYERDGLKEKVYQMLQRWLMREGNKGATVGKLAYALHQCSRIDLLNHLIHISQY
- the RIPK1 gene encoding receptor-interacting serine/threonine-protein kinase 1 isoform X3, whose protein sequence is METIEGMCYLHGEGVIHKDLKPENILVDGDFHIKIADLGVASFKTWSKLTKEEHNEQRKLNSTSKKNGGTLCYMAPEHLNDVNAKPSEKSDVYSFAIVLWAIFANKEPYENAICEQQLIICIKSGNRPNVEDIIEYCPKEIISLMKHCWEANPEVRPTFAGIEENFRPFYLDQLEENVEEDVKSLKKEYPDQSALVKRMQSLQIDCVAIPPSRSNSATEQPSSLHSSQGLGMGPVEESWFAPASEHQQEENELSLQSKLQEEANYHLYGSRMDRQTKQQPRQNVAYNREEERRRRVSHDPFAQQRPYDNVQNSGIKGLTHPSANSHANAVHQPTGLTSQPHVSYGHNGSYSPHGFGTRPLDLGTAGPRARYGANPSHMSSMHKTPVPETNLLGNTPTIPFISFPSRDESAKYTICNSTGIQIGHYNYMEIGGMTSQLLDGTYMNLKQEPASKYQDIFDNMTSLTDKHLDPVRENLGKHWKNCARKLSFTESQIDEIDHDYERDGLKEKVYQMLQRWLMREGNKGATVGKLAYALHQCSRIDLLNHLIHISQY
- the RIPK1 gene encoding receptor-interacting serine/threonine-protein kinase 1 isoform X1, which codes for MSLDDIKMKSTDFLEQEFLDSGGFGKVSLCLNRSHELVILKKVYTGPKRTEYDESLLEEGRMMHRLRHDRVVKLLGIIIEEGNYALVMEYMTNGNLMRVLKAEISIPLSVKGRIIMETIEGMCYLHGEGVIHKDLKPENILVDGDFHIKIADLGVASFKTWSKLTKEEHNEQRKLNSTSKKNGGTLCYMAPEHLNDVNAKPSEKSDVYSFAIVLWAIFANKEPYENAICEQQLIICIKSGNRPNVEDIIEYCPKEIISLMKHCWEANPEVRPTFAGIEENFRPFYLDQLEENVEEDVKSLKKEYPDQSALVKRMQSLQIDCVAIPPSRSNSATEQPSSLHSSQGLGMGPVEESWFAPASEHQQEENELSLQSKLQEEANYHLYGSRMDRQTKQQPRQNVAYNREEERRRRVSHDPFAQQRPYDNVQNSGIKGLTHPSANSHANAVHQPTGLTSQPHVSYGHNGSYSPHGFGTRPLDLGTAGPRARYGANPSHMSSMHKTPVPETNLLGNTPTIPFISFPSRDESAKYTICNSTGIQIGHYNYMEIGGMTSQLLDGTYMNLKQEPASKYQDIFDNMTSLTDKHLDPVRENLGKHWKNCARKLSFTESQIDEIDHDYERDGLKEKVYQMLQRWLMREGNKGATVGKLAYALHQCSRIDLLNHLIHISQY